TGCAAAGACCGCATACCCATCCGCATGAAAGCTCAGGCGGCTTTGCGACACACCGCCCATGATGCGGTCGTCAATCGGGGCCCAAGCCTCGACAGCATCGGCTGAGCTGAAATCCACACAGAGGAGGCGCTCGTTTGTTTTTTTATCGCTGCACACGGTCATAGACCCCGATTTTGACAAAGGAAACCCCCGTGAATCGTTGTCACAGGCCCGGGAGTGCATTGTGCGCTGGCGGCAGGACTACAACGAGGTCAGGCCACACAGCAGCCCGGGGCGTATCCCGCCAGCACGATTCGTCCAACAGCACCGCCAGCCGCTGGCGGTGCTGCTGACCAACCTCAAAGACAAAAAATCGATTAATCTTCCACCCCCAGGACTTCTCCGAAACAATGGTACGGTCAATGGGGGCAGGTCAGGTTGGGTAGTAACGTTTAAGAGCCCATACGCTGGCATTGCAGGTTCGATGCCCGACCGCTGGCGGACGGTTATCGCCCGAAAAACCGGCTGTCTGGATTGGGTAGCACGCGTGCTGGTTGCTGCGGGTTAAGCGCCCAGCAGGCGGCGCGCAAGCACGGATGGCATGTCACGGCGGCCGTCGGCAATGAGGTAAACGATGACCTGGCTGCCTGTGACACGGTAGATCACGCGATACGGCTTGAAAAAGGTCTGGCGATACTCTTTGCTGCCCAGATTTACCAGCTCCCTCGGATAGCTGCCGCGTTCGGGGAATCTCGACAGGCTCTCCACGACCTGCATCAGTTCATCCAGCACATGGTTGGCGTTGGCGACGCAGTCGAACTCGGCGATGTAGTCATGGATGGCCTCCAAGTCCTGCTCTGCACCCTCGGTGAGCAGGACTTCGAACTTGGCCGGTGCGCCTGCCATCAGACTGGGGCGCGTTTGGCACGCAGGCGGGCAACGACATCGGCCACCGGCCTGACCTTGCCAGCGGCTACATCCTGATTGCCCAGCGCTAGGATTTTCAGCAAGGCCAGCGTTTCTTGTGTCTCCTCGAACGAGGCCACGTCTTGCAAGACCGCTTTGGCTTCGCCGTTTTGCGTGATGACCAGCGGTTCACGCTGCTGCGCGAGCCGCGTCAGAACCTCGGCGGCGTTGGCTTTAAGGTAGCTGATGGGCTTGACTTGTGATGAGTAGCGCATGGCCGTGCTCCAGACTTAATAAAGACCGAATATAGTCTTTTTATAGTCTCGTGGCAAGAGGATGTGGAAACGGCCTTCGGGATCATTCGCCTTCGTTTTTCGGGCGCATCAGAAGTTCGTCGAGCGCCGCCATGTCGGCCTTGAAGTTGCCGCTGGACGCAAAGATGCGACCTGCCGCCAAGTCTCGGTAACCGGCGAGGATGGCGTCCTGCACAAACTGGCCGTCACGCCGTTCCATGTCGCGGCGGATCAGGTCGCGCACGTATTCGCTGGGTGTTTCGTAAAGACCCGCCTCGCCGACCATTCGATGCACGAATTCAGCCAAGGGTCGCGACAGGCGAGCGTTGATGCGTTCGGACATGGGAGCCTATCGGAGCGATCAGATGGGCGCATTGTCGCGTAGGTGGCGGTTTCTGTCGCAACTATTGCGCACACAGCAGACTTCTTGCTGCGGGTCAAGCGACCAGCAGGCGGCACGCAAGCGCGGATGGCTCAAGATGAGCCCGCCTGTGGCGCTGTTTCATGCGTCAGCCGCCAACCCGGCCTCCGACCAAAAATGGTCGAAATCATCGCCCACGCCCCAACCGACGTTCTGCCCCAGCAGGCGCACCCGATCCAGCCGCGCAAGGAATGCCGTTTGTTGCGCCTTTGGCAAGGCCAGCACGTATTTCAGCGCCTGTTCGAACATTCGCACCAGCGAGTCAAAAAAGCCTGCGTCGTCCATGCCGCAACCGGCCAGAAAATCGAACACTTCCTCGCAGTAGAACACCGAGAGTTCGGCCAAGCCCTCGGGCTGGCCCAGCGCCTTTTTGTAGTCGCTGATCGCCTTCTTGGCCTTGCTGACCGAGATTGGATGGCGATAGTCCGGTGGGTTGATCCAGCAGATGATCGCATCCTTGTA
This sequence is a window from Serpentinimonas maccroryi. Protein-coding genes within it:
- a CDS encoding ribbon-helix-helix domain-containing protein, whose translation is MSERINARLSRPLAEFVHRMVGEAGLYETPSEYVRDLIRRDMERRDGQFVQDAILAGYRDLAAGRIFASSGNFKADMAALDELLMRPKNEGE
- a CDS encoding type II toxin-antitoxin system Phd/YefM family antitoxin, whose product is MRYSSQVKPISYLKANAAEVLTRLAQQREPLVITQNGEAKAVLQDVASFEETQETLALLKILALGNQDVAAGKVRPVADVVARLRAKRAPV
- a CDS encoding type II toxin-antitoxin system RelE/ParE family toxin codes for the protein MAGAPAKFEVLLTEGAEQDLEAIHDYIAEFDCVANANHVLDELMQVVESLSRFPERGSYPRELVNLGSKEYRQTFFKPYRVIYRVTGSQVIVYLIADGRRDMPSVLARRLLGA
- a CDS encoding CIA30 family protein — its product is MTVCSDKKTNERLLCVDFSSADAVEAWAPIDDRIMGGVSQSRLSFHADGYAVFAGTVSMENGGGFASVRNPCLRLGDAQEGPFSLDIKVLSAAT